In Drosophila teissieri strain GT53w chromosome 2R, Prin_Dtei_1.1, whole genome shotgun sequence, the following proteins share a genomic window:
- the LOC122614770 gene encoding uncharacterized protein LOC122614770 isoform X4 — protein sequence MVFRFHLHICVPAPLNVIPTNDTHKKYFRKGNLKKKQTKKTQKMPHKKMKYLKDVVHDAEELDPWEIPFPLPKQTDPSMCRDTFLKGLIREHESRVASLVVRSTMRGVSIVNKPVELHDTDVKEAEAMVVLELAKTRQRSSIMRTVDQVLASIRMRSSLIADLIRQIQKAAIEFLSVRLLKQLRLFSIPWPGELDETPNNLFNWSLDDFLLRLNVNQIYLDVLNRERSVEDLDCVKFCKDLSEMELLIHEIRDDFRSDVDLYENSIPLLKKAEYNTNAFWVKSLNDNLGDMASNESNALLFEQTSTSKMLFRNSSVMGMFESESGSD from the exons ATGGTATTTAGATTTCACCTTCATATATGTGTACCAGCCCCTTTAAATGTTATTCCTACAAATGATACCCACAAGAAATACTTCAGAAAAggaaacctaaaaaaaaaacaaacaaaaaagactCAAAAAATGCCCCATAAAAAGATGAAGTATTTGAAAGACGTGGTACATGACGCAGAAGAATTAGACCCATGGGAAATACCCTTTCCTTTGCCGAAGCAAACAGATCCGTCAATGTGCCGAGATACGTTTCTCAAGGGTCTGATAAGGGAACACGAGTCCCGAGTGGCATCATTAGTGGTCAGATCGACAATGCGTGGCGTTTCGATAGTCAACAAGCCTGTAGAGCTCCACGACACAGATGTAAAGGAAGCCGAAGCTATGGTGGTTCtggagttggccaaaacgcgCCAAAGATCGTCCATAATGAGGACAGTGGACCAAGTTTTAGCTAGCATCAGAATGAGGTCGAGCCTGATAGCCGATCTGATTCGCCAAATCCAAAAGGCGGCCATCGAGTTCCTCTCGGTTCGTCTGCTCAAGCAATTGCGACTCTTTTCGATACCCTGGCCAGGCGAACTGGACGAGACACCAAACAATCTGTTTAACTGGTCTTTGGATGACTTCCTTTTGCGACTGAACGTGAATCAGATCTACCTTGATGTCCTCAATCGAGAGCGAAGTGTCGAGGATCTTGATTGTGTTAAGTTCTGTAAGGATCTCAGCGAAATGGAACTCCTTATACATGAAATAAGGGATGATTTTCGAAGTGACGTAGACCTTTACGAAAACAGCATTCCTTTGTTAAA AAAGGCCGAATACAACACGAATGCTTTTTGGGTAAAGAGCCTCAATGATAATCTCGGAGATATGGCGTCCAATGAGTCAAACGCTTTGCTCTTTGAGCAAACTAGCACCTCAAAGATGTTGTTTCGTAACTCATCGGTGATGGGAATGTTCGAAAGTGAGTCAG GATCCGATTGA
- the LOC122614770 gene encoding uncharacterized protein LOC122614770 isoform X3, translating into MVFRFHLHICVPAPLNVIPTNDTHKKYFRKGNLKKKQTKKTQKMPHKKMKYLKDVVHDAEELDPWEIPFPLPKQTDPSMCRDTFLKGLIREHESRVASLVVRSTMRGVSIVNKPVELHDTDVKEAEAMVVLELAKTRQRSSIMRTVDQVLASIRMRSSLIADLIRQIQKAAIEFLSVRLLKQLRLFSIPWPGELDETPNNLFNWSLDDFLLRLNVNQIYLDVLNRERSVEDLDCVKFCKDLSEMELLIHEIRDDFRSDVDLYENSIPLLKKAEYNTNAFWVKSLNDNLGDMASNESNALLFEQTSTSKMLFRNSSVMGMFESESAQDPIETRYQINWIRSCTDQRLFRISGREAETKKELHDLKVQALHDESVQYSSELMYSLEVEKLKQSIEKWQERLDTDLENANVMCTVSRLALQKVKDDLKFYMEQKEMYLRRIDEVQAIIDQEKMTREERLP; encoded by the exons ATGGTATTTAGATTTCACCTTCATATATGTGTACCAGCCCCTTTAAATGTTATTCCTACAAATGATACCCACAAGAAATACTTCAGAAAAggaaacctaaaaaaaaaacaaacaaaaaagactCAAAAAATGCCCCATAAAAAGATGAAGTATTTGAAAGACGTGGTACATGACGCAGAAGAATTAGACCCATGGGAAATACCCTTTCCTTTGCCGAAGCAAACAGATCCGTCAATGTGCCGAGATACGTTTCTCAAGGGTCTGATAAGGGAACACGAGTCCCGAGTGGCATCATTAGTGGTCAGATCGACAATGCGTGGCGTTTCGATAGTCAACAAGCCTGTAGAGCTCCACGACACAGATGTAAAGGAAGCCGAAGCTATGGTGGTTCtggagttggccaaaacgcgCCAAAGATCGTCCATAATGAGGACAGTGGACCAAGTTTTAGCTAGCATCAGAATGAGGTCGAGCCTGATAGCCGATCTGATTCGCCAAATCCAAAAGGCGGCCATCGAGTTCCTCTCGGTTCGTCTGCTCAAGCAATTGCGACTCTTTTCGATACCCTGGCCAGGCGAACTGGACGAGACACCAAACAATCTGTTTAACTGGTCTTTGGATGACTTCCTTTTGCGACTGAACGTGAATCAGATCTACCTTGATGTCCTCAATCGAGAGCGAAGTGTCGAGGATCTTGATTGTGTTAAGTTCTGTAAGGATCTCAGCGAAATGGAACTCCTTATACATGAAATAAGGGATGATTTTCGAAGTGACGTAGACCTTTACGAAAACAGCATTCCTTTGTTAAA AAAGGCCGAATACAACACGAATGCTTTTTGGGTAAAGAGCCTCAATGATAATCTCGGAGATATGGCGTCCAATGAGTCAAACGCTTTGCTCTTTGAGCAAACTAGCACCTCAAAGATGTTGTTTCGTAACTCATCGGTGATGGGAATGTTCGAAAGTGAGTCAG CCCAGGATCCGATTGAAACGCGATACCAAATCAATTGGATTAGAAGCTGTACGGATCAGCGTCTCTTCCGGATAAGCGGAAGAGAGGCGGAGACAAAAAAAGAACTCCACGACCTGAAGGTACAAGCATTGCACGATGAGTCGGTGCAGTATTCCTCAGAACTCATGTATTCGTTGGAAGTGGAAAAGCTTAAGCAAAGCATTGAAAAGTGGCAGGAGCGACTTGATACCGATTTGGAGAACGCAAACGTCATGTGCACCGTATCAAGGCTTGCACTGCAAAAGGTTAAGGACGATCTCAAGTTTTACATGGAACAGAAGGAAATGTATCTTAGGCGAATAGACGAAGTGCAAGCTATCATAGATCAGGAAAAGATGACCCGCGAAGAAAGG CTGCCTTAA
- the LOC122614772 gene encoding uncharacterized protein LOC122614772 gives MDVLLEEKEAVNGSDPFAIQFPLPDHLDPSQCRDDFIRTIIKEHERRVSSLRATLSSRGKSVIDNAVETEGRVLERGAEAMVVRQMARMRKRESGRKTAQEAMESIKLRSSMMAELNIKCQKAAIEFLSVRLLKQLRVLSSPWPGKIDEIPYNLFKWSLDHFLARLEHNQLYLDVIHRERSVEDLNCVKFRTDLGEIEHILHDMREDFQNDYDLCENSILLIRDCKYNTAGAWIRGLTDNCRVKEGLSSSSLAEESSISSLDIRQTALVDRFEDISSSDPIQVRYQIKWVNSCMDQRLMLASSREELLRKELKELETKLKQDMTVQRSSEMIYFWEVEKLKIRTREWEAKLESDLENAEVQCTIVRLALQKVKDDHQFYLEQEEMYLQKIDEVKKLMAAQEKIRQRKQAKEAAAVEQQLRLSRR, from the exons atggATGTGTTATTAGAGGAAAAGGAAGCCGTAAATGGGTCCGATCCGTTTGCGATTCAGTTTCCTTTGCCGGATCACCTCGATCCCTCCCAATGCCGCGATGACTTCATCAGAACAATCATCAAGGAGCACGAACGCCGGGTTAGTTCGTTGAGGGCCACTTTGTCTAGTCGGGGCAAGTCCGTGATCGATAATGCTGTGGAGACGGAGGGTCGGGTGCTCGAAAGGGGGGCAGAGGCGATGGTGGTGCGGCAGATGGCCAGGATGCGGAAGAGGGAGAGCGGCAGGAAGACCGCTCAGGAGGCCATGGAAAGCATTAAATTGCGATCTTCCATGATGGCGGAGTTGAATATCAAATGCCAGAAGGCGGCCATCGAGTTCCTATCGGTTCGCCTGCTGAAGCAACTGCGCGTCCTTTCGAGTCCTTGGCCCGGAAAGATCGACGAGATTCCCTATAATCTGTTCAAGTGGTCGTTGGATCACTTCCTGGCACGACTGGAACATAACCAATTGTACCTGGACGTGATCCACCGGGAACGGAGCGTCGAGGATCTCAACTGCGTCAAGTTCCGAACTGATCTGGGTGAGATCGAACACATTCTACACGATATGCGAGAGGACTTTCAAAATGACTACGACCTCTGCGAAAATAGCATACTACTTATACG AGACTGCAAGTACAACACGGCTGGTGCATGGATTAGGGGCCTCACGGACAACTGCCGGGTCAAGGAGGGATTGAGCAGCAGTAGCCTGGCAGAGGAATCTAGCATATCTAGTCTGGATATCCGCCAAACGGCACTTGTAGACCGCTTCGAAGACATTAGTT CTTCTGATCCCATACAGGTGCGTTACCAGATTAAGTGGGTAAACAGCTGCATGGATCAGCGACTAATGCTTGCCAGTAGCCGTGAGGAGCTGCTGAGGAAGGAGTTGAAGGAACTGGAAACCAAGCTGAAACAGGACATGACGGTGCAGCGCAGCTCGGAGATGATATACTTCTGGGAAGTGGAAAAGCTAAAGATACGTACTAGGGAGTGGGAGGCCAAGCTGGAAAGTGATCTGGAAAACGCCGAGGTCCAGTGCACGATAGTCAGGCTTGCTCTCCAGAAGGTCAAGGACGATCACCAGTTCTACTTGGAACAGGAGGAAATGTACCTACAAAAAATAGACGAGGTCAAGAAGCTGATGGCAGCGCAGGAGAAAATTCGCCAGCGAAAACAG gCAAAAGAAGCAGCTgcagtggagcagcagctcagGCTATCGAGGCGTTGA
- the LOC122614771 gene encoding uncharacterized protein LOC122614771 isoform X2 — translation MVSKKRRNSDDDKRKKEASFGSDPYELKFPLPEHLDPSQCRDEFITTIIREHETRASSLRPRLTVRDASMLDNPEEVTDEGSEKGAEAMVVRQLVSQRKRGSPRKTKEEILENIRLRSTMMTDLNLKCQKAAIEFLSVRLLKQLRLFSSPWPGDTGDIPYNLFSWSMDDFLVRVAMKQVYLDVINRERSADDLNCLKFCKDLGQIELLIHEIREDYRNDRDLCQGSMELLKSAQYNTNAPWVKTLNDNLESMKSSAVTAKLFAQSSTFNLVLRHSSAMGTFESESAQDPIEMRYQINWIRSCTDQRLFRINGREEKMKKELQDLEIHALQDETVRNSCELIYSLEVGKLRDSIRKWQERLDTDLENADVMCTVSRLALQKVKDDLKFYSEQKDMYLQRIDEVQAIIAQGIFGSTESRLSRRSVRISRSSERKSERKSERKSERKSDRMTGRKSEMLPERRSERKSRNSKVQ, via the exons ATGGTTTCCAAAAAGAGAAGAAATTCTGATGACGATAAGAGGAAGAAAGAAGCCAGTTTTGGGTCCGATCCATATGAGCTAAAATTTCCACTGCCGGAGCATCTCGATCCGTCCCAATGCCGCGATGAATTCATCACCACGATCATCAGGGAGCACGAGACCCGGGCGAGTTCTCTGAGGCCCAGATTAACGGTTCGGGATGCTTCGATGTTAGATAATCCCGAGGAGGTCACGGATGAGGGATCCGAAAAGGGGGCAGAGGCTATGGTAGTGCGGCAGTTGGTGAGTCAACGCAAGAGAGGAAGTCCTcggaagacgaaggaggagatTTTGGAAAACATTAGGTTGCGGTCGACCATGATGACTGACCTCAATCTGAAATGCCAGAAGGCGGCCATCGAGTTCCTGTCGGTTCGCCTACTAAAGCAGTTGCGCCTCTTTTCGAGTCCCTGGCCTGGTGACACGGGGGATATCCCTTACAACCTGTTCAGCTGGTCGATGGACGACTTCCTGGTGCGCGTGGCCATGAAGCAGGTCTACCTTGATGTCATCAATCGGGAGCGAAGTGCGGATGATCTGAACTGCCTCAAGTTCTGCAAGGACTTGGGTCAGATCGAACTTCTTATACACGAGATCAGAGAAGATTATCGCAATGATAGGGATCTATGCCAAGGCAGCATGGAATTGTTAAA AAGCGCCCAATACAACACCAACGCACCTTGGGTCAAAACCCTCAATGATAATCTTGAGAGCATGAAATCCAGTGCTGTAACCGCTAAGCTTTTTGCTCAAAGTAGCACCTTTAACCTGGTATTACGTCACTCATCGGCAATGGGAACCTTCGAAAGCGAGTCAG CCCAGGATCCAATTGAAATGCGATATCAAATCAATTGGATTAGAAGCTGTACGGATCAGCGTCTCTTCCGCATAAACGGAAGGGAGGAGAAGATGAAAAAGGAGCTACAGGACCTAGAGATACACGCATTGCAGGATGAAACGGTGCGTAATTCCTGCGAGCTCATTTATTCGCTGGAGGTGGGAAAGCTTAGAGACAGCATCAGAAAGTGGCAGGAGCGACTTGATACCGATTTGGAGAACGCCGACGTCATGTGCACCGTATCAAGGCTTGCACTGCAAAAGGTAAAGGACGATCTCAAGTTCTACAGTGAACAGAAGGACATGTATCTCCAGCGAATAGACGAAGTGCAAGCCATCATAGCTCAGGGG ATATTTGGTTCCACCGAAAGCCGATTATCCAGGAGGTCGGTAAGAATATCTCGAAGTTCTGAGAG GAAGTCCGAGAGGAAGTCCGAGAGGAAGTCTGAGAGGAAGTCTGATAGAATGACAGGACGAAAGTCTGAAATGCTTCCTGAGAGACGGTCTGAAAGAAAGTCCAGAAATTCCAAAGTGCAATAG
- the LOC122614770 gene encoding uncharacterized protein LOC122614770 isoform X1, with amino-acid sequence MVFRFHLHICVPAPLNVIPTNDTHKKYFRKGNLKKKQTKKTQKMPHKKMKYLKDVVHDAEELDPWEIPFPLPKQTDPSMCRDTFLKGLIREHESRVASLVVRSTMRGVSIVNKPVELHDTDVKEAEAMVVLELAKTRQRSSIMRTVDQVLASIRMRSSLIADLIRQIQKAAIEFLSVRLLKQLRLFSIPWPGELDETPNNLFNWSLDDFLLRLNVNQIYLDVLNRERSVEDLDCVKFCKDLSEMELLIHEIRDDFRSDVDLYENSIPLLKKAEYNTNAFWVKSLNDNLGDMASNESNALLFEQTSTSKMLFRNSSVMGMFESESAQDPIETRYQINWIRSCTDQRLFRISGREAETKKELHDLKVQALHDESVQYSSELMYSLEVEKLKQSIEKWQERLDTDLENANVMCTVSRLALQKVKDDLKFYMEQKEMYLRRIDEVQAIIDQEKMTREERELAALKRKSRGSLRMSVRNSEKNFQTKSERKSESNSGRKSDIKAEKKSETMMARKSQRISRNSKVQ; translated from the exons ATGGTATTTAGATTTCACCTTCATATATGTGTACCAGCCCCTTTAAATGTTATTCCTACAAATGATACCCACAAGAAATACTTCAGAAAAggaaacctaaaaaaaaaacaaacaaaaaagactCAAAAAATGCCCCATAAAAAGATGAAGTATTTGAAAGACGTGGTACATGACGCAGAAGAATTAGACCCATGGGAAATACCCTTTCCTTTGCCGAAGCAAACAGATCCGTCAATGTGCCGAGATACGTTTCTCAAGGGTCTGATAAGGGAACACGAGTCCCGAGTGGCATCATTAGTGGTCAGATCGACAATGCGTGGCGTTTCGATAGTCAACAAGCCTGTAGAGCTCCACGACACAGATGTAAAGGAAGCCGAAGCTATGGTGGTTCtggagttggccaaaacgcgCCAAAGATCGTCCATAATGAGGACAGTGGACCAAGTTTTAGCTAGCATCAGAATGAGGTCGAGCCTGATAGCCGATCTGATTCGCCAAATCCAAAAGGCGGCCATCGAGTTCCTCTCGGTTCGTCTGCTCAAGCAATTGCGACTCTTTTCGATACCCTGGCCAGGCGAACTGGACGAGACACCAAACAATCTGTTTAACTGGTCTTTGGATGACTTCCTTTTGCGACTGAACGTGAATCAGATCTACCTTGATGTCCTCAATCGAGAGCGAAGTGTCGAGGATCTTGATTGTGTTAAGTTCTGTAAGGATCTCAGCGAAATGGAACTCCTTATACATGAAATAAGGGATGATTTTCGAAGTGACGTAGACCTTTACGAAAACAGCATTCCTTTGTTAAA AAAGGCCGAATACAACACGAATGCTTTTTGGGTAAAGAGCCTCAATGATAATCTCGGAGATATGGCGTCCAATGAGTCAAACGCTTTGCTCTTTGAGCAAACTAGCACCTCAAAGATGTTGTTTCGTAACTCATCGGTGATGGGAATGTTCGAAAGTGAGTCAG CCCAGGATCCGATTGAAACGCGATACCAAATCAATTGGATTAGAAGCTGTACGGATCAGCGTCTCTTCCGGATAAGCGGAAGAGAGGCGGAGACAAAAAAAGAACTCCACGACCTGAAGGTACAAGCATTGCACGATGAGTCGGTGCAGTATTCCTCAGAACTCATGTATTCGTTGGAAGTGGAAAAGCTTAAGCAAAGCATTGAAAAGTGGCAGGAGCGACTTGATACCGATTTGGAGAACGCAAACGTCATGTGCACCGTATCAAGGCTTGCACTGCAAAAGGTTAAGGACGATCTCAAGTTTTACATGGAACAGAAGGAAATGTATCTTAGGCGAATAGACGAAGTGCAAGCTATCATAGATCAGGAAAAGATGACCCGCGAAGAAAGG GAATTAGCTGCCTTAAAACGAAAGTCGAGAGGGTCTTTAAGAATGTCTGTAAGAAATTCTGAAAAGAACTTTCAAACTAAGTCTGAAAGGAAGTCTGAAAGCAATTCAGGAAGGAAGTCTGAtataaaagctgaaaaaaaatCCGAAACGATGATGGCTAGGAAATCTCAAAGAATATCCAGAAATTCTAAAGTTCAATAG
- the LOC122614770 gene encoding uncharacterized protein LOC122614770 isoform X2: MVFRFHLHICVPAPLNVIPTNDTHKKYFRKGNLKKKQTKKTQKMPHKKMKYLKDVVHDAEELDPWEIPFPLPKQTDPSMCRDTFLKGLIREHESRVASLVVRSTMRGVSIVNKPVELHDTDVKEAEAMVVLELAKTRQRSSIMRTVDQVLASIRMRSSLIADLIRQIQKAAIEFLSVRLLKQLRLFSIPWPGELDETPNNLFNWSLDDFLLRLNVNQIYLDVLNRERSVEDLDCVKFCKDLSEMELLIHEIRDDFRSDVDLYENSIPLLKKAEYNTNAFWVKSLNDNLGDMASNESNALLFEQTSTSKMLFRNSSVMGMFETQDPIETRYQINWIRSCTDQRLFRISGREAETKKELHDLKVQALHDESVQYSSELMYSLEVEKLKQSIEKWQERLDTDLENANVMCTVSRLALQKVKDDLKFYMEQKEMYLRRIDEVQAIIDQEKMTREERELAALKRKSRGSLRMSVRNSEKNFQTKSERKSESNSGRKSDIKAEKKSETMMARKSQRISRNSKVQ, from the exons ATGGTATTTAGATTTCACCTTCATATATGTGTACCAGCCCCTTTAAATGTTATTCCTACAAATGATACCCACAAGAAATACTTCAGAAAAggaaacctaaaaaaaaaacaaacaaaaaagactCAAAAAATGCCCCATAAAAAGATGAAGTATTTGAAAGACGTGGTACATGACGCAGAAGAATTAGACCCATGGGAAATACCCTTTCCTTTGCCGAAGCAAACAGATCCGTCAATGTGCCGAGATACGTTTCTCAAGGGTCTGATAAGGGAACACGAGTCCCGAGTGGCATCATTAGTGGTCAGATCGACAATGCGTGGCGTTTCGATAGTCAACAAGCCTGTAGAGCTCCACGACACAGATGTAAAGGAAGCCGAAGCTATGGTGGTTCtggagttggccaaaacgcgCCAAAGATCGTCCATAATGAGGACAGTGGACCAAGTTTTAGCTAGCATCAGAATGAGGTCGAGCCTGATAGCCGATCTGATTCGCCAAATCCAAAAGGCGGCCATCGAGTTCCTCTCGGTTCGTCTGCTCAAGCAATTGCGACTCTTTTCGATACCCTGGCCAGGCGAACTGGACGAGACACCAAACAATCTGTTTAACTGGTCTTTGGATGACTTCCTTTTGCGACTGAACGTGAATCAGATCTACCTTGATGTCCTCAATCGAGAGCGAAGTGTCGAGGATCTTGATTGTGTTAAGTTCTGTAAGGATCTCAGCGAAATGGAACTCCTTATACATGAAATAAGGGATGATTTTCGAAGTGACGTAGACCTTTACGAAAACAGCATTCCTTTGTTAAA AAAGGCCGAATACAACACGAATGCTTTTTGGGTAAAGAGCCTCAATGATAATCTCGGAGATATGGCGTCCAATGAGTCAAACGCTTTGCTCTTTGAGCAAACTAGCACCTCAAAGATGTTGTTTCGTAACTCATCGGTGATGGGAATGTTCGAAA CCCAGGATCCGATTGAAACGCGATACCAAATCAATTGGATTAGAAGCTGTACGGATCAGCGTCTCTTCCGGATAAGCGGAAGAGAGGCGGAGACAAAAAAAGAACTCCACGACCTGAAGGTACAAGCATTGCACGATGAGTCGGTGCAGTATTCCTCAGAACTCATGTATTCGTTGGAAGTGGAAAAGCTTAAGCAAAGCATTGAAAAGTGGCAGGAGCGACTTGATACCGATTTGGAGAACGCAAACGTCATGTGCACCGTATCAAGGCTTGCACTGCAAAAGGTTAAGGACGATCTCAAGTTTTACATGGAACAGAAGGAAATGTATCTTAGGCGAATAGACGAAGTGCAAGCTATCATAGATCAGGAAAAGATGACCCGCGAAGAAAGG GAATTAGCTGCCTTAAAACGAAAGTCGAGAGGGTCTTTAAGAATGTCTGTAAGAAATTCTGAAAAGAACTTTCAAACTAAGTCTGAAAGGAAGTCTGAAAGCAATTCAGGAAGGAAGTCTGAtataaaagctgaaaaaaaatCCGAAACGATGATGGCTAGGAAATCTCAAAGAATATCCAGAAATTCTAAAGTTCAATAG
- the LOC122614771 gene encoding uncharacterized protein LOC122614771 isoform X1, translated as MVSKKRRNSDDDKRKKEASFGSDPYELKFPLPEHLDPSQCRDEFITTIIREHETRASSLRPRLTVRDASMLDNPEEVTDEGSEKGAEAMVVRQLVSQRKRGSPRKTKEEILENIRLRSTMMTDLNLKCQKAAIEFLSVRLLKQLRLFSSPWPGDTGDIPYNLFSWSMDDFLVRVAMKQVYLDVINRERSADDLNCLKFCKDLGQIELLIHEIREDYRNDRDLCQGSMELLKSAQYNTNAPWVKTLNDNLESMKSSAVTAKLFAQSSTFNLVLRHSSAMGTFESESAQDPIEMRYQINWIRSCTDQRLFRINGREEKMKKELQDLEIHALQDETVRNSCELIYSLEVGKLRDSIRKWQERLDTDLENADVMCTVSRLALQKVKDDLKFYSEQKDMYLQRIDEVQAIIAQGIFGSTESRLSRRSVRISRSSERKSERKSERKSERKSERKSERKSERKSERKSDRMTGRKSEMLPERRSERKSRNSKVQ; from the exons ATGGTTTCCAAAAAGAGAAGAAATTCTGATGACGATAAGAGGAAGAAAGAAGCCAGTTTTGGGTCCGATCCATATGAGCTAAAATTTCCACTGCCGGAGCATCTCGATCCGTCCCAATGCCGCGATGAATTCATCACCACGATCATCAGGGAGCACGAGACCCGGGCGAGTTCTCTGAGGCCCAGATTAACGGTTCGGGATGCTTCGATGTTAGATAATCCCGAGGAGGTCACGGATGAGGGATCCGAAAAGGGGGCAGAGGCTATGGTAGTGCGGCAGTTGGTGAGTCAACGCAAGAGAGGAAGTCCTcggaagacgaaggaggagatTTTGGAAAACATTAGGTTGCGGTCGACCATGATGACTGACCTCAATCTGAAATGCCAGAAGGCGGCCATCGAGTTCCTGTCGGTTCGCCTACTAAAGCAGTTGCGCCTCTTTTCGAGTCCCTGGCCTGGTGACACGGGGGATATCCCTTACAACCTGTTCAGCTGGTCGATGGACGACTTCCTGGTGCGCGTGGCCATGAAGCAGGTCTACCTTGATGTCATCAATCGGGAGCGAAGTGCGGATGATCTGAACTGCCTCAAGTTCTGCAAGGACTTGGGTCAGATCGAACTTCTTATACACGAGATCAGAGAAGATTATCGCAATGATAGGGATCTATGCCAAGGCAGCATGGAATTGTTAAA AAGCGCCCAATACAACACCAACGCACCTTGGGTCAAAACCCTCAATGATAATCTTGAGAGCATGAAATCCAGTGCTGTAACCGCTAAGCTTTTTGCTCAAAGTAGCACCTTTAACCTGGTATTACGTCACTCATCGGCAATGGGAACCTTCGAAAGCGAGTCAG CCCAGGATCCAATTGAAATGCGATATCAAATCAATTGGATTAGAAGCTGTACGGATCAGCGTCTCTTCCGCATAAACGGAAGGGAGGAGAAGATGAAAAAGGAGCTACAGGACCTAGAGATACACGCATTGCAGGATGAAACGGTGCGTAATTCCTGCGAGCTCATTTATTCGCTGGAGGTGGGAAAGCTTAGAGACAGCATCAGAAAGTGGCAGGAGCGACTTGATACCGATTTGGAGAACGCCGACGTCATGTGCACCGTATCAAGGCTTGCACTGCAAAAGGTAAAGGACGATCTCAAGTTCTACAGTGAACAGAAGGACATGTATCTCCAGCGAATAGACGAAGTGCAAGCCATCATAGCTCAGGGG ATATTTGGTTCCACCGAAAGCCGATTATCCAGGAGGTCGGTAAGAATATCTCGAAGTTCTGAGAGGAAGTCTGAGAGGAAGTCCGAGAGGAAGTCTGAGAGGAAGTCCGAGAGGAAGTCCGAGAGGAAGTCCGAGAGGAAGTCTGAGAGGAAGTCTGATAGAATGACAGGACGAAAGTCTGAAATGCTTCCTGAGAGACGGTCTGAAAGAAAGTCCAGAAATTCCAAAGTGCAATAG